One Bradyrhizobium manausense DNA segment encodes these proteins:
- a CDS encoding Orn/Lys/Arg decarboxylase N-terminal domain-containing protein produces the protein MDYFKRFNFLFAAPVFDADDLEGVRFNQIIEEIQRSGFEVVRARKLEDAEIAVQTDAAIGCMVVDWGKKGLEGKTSALINLMRRRGLDFPIILLIRRKRFEDLPVEVLDFIDGYVFLSEETPTFIAKNLISRLKQYAETLKTPFFGALVDYAEEGNQLWTCPGHNGGVFYNRSPIGRVFVEHLGESVFRDDLDNSVLDLGDLLTHEGPALRAQKEAAQIFGAEKTYFVLNGTSTSNKVALGALVTDGDLVLFDRNNHKAAHHGALMIGGGIPVYVPTIRNAWGLIGPMRWDLLDEQALREAIRNHPLVTDNGAWRKERPFRVAVVEQCTYDGTIHNAEMILKRIGHLCEYILFDEAWAGFMKFHPLYAGRFAMGLANLPPEAPGIIATQSTHKQLASFSQASQIHIKDRHIRGQKRRVEHRRFNESFMQHASTSPFYPLFASLDVGAQMMKGRSGEVLWDDTIRLGIELRKKIRAMRREFEEKEQNPDRRWFFEPFVPDRVAIPDVSRPGTAHNVAWETLSTDELATNSALWQLSLDTNWHGFPRMAEDFAMTDPNKLTLLTPGFDRATGTYAEHGIPAPVVAQYLRENRIVPEKNDLNSLLFLLTPGVEASKAGTLISGLVAFKKLHDDNALLADAIPEFYQRRQTRYAGVRLRDLCGEMHRFFRAADVSALQARQFMPEHMPEIAMSPRDAARYLFKNDVDYLPIEAIAGRIATTPFVVYPPGIATIVPGERLTERAKPMVDYLKMFETCFNTFPGFDVEIQGVYKEVDARGRIGLYTYVVAE, from the coding sequence ATGGACTATTTCAAGCGCTTCAACTTCCTGTTCGCAGCACCCGTCTTCGACGCCGACGACCTCGAAGGTGTCCGCTTCAACCAGATCATCGAGGAAATCCAGCGCTCCGGCTTCGAGGTGGTCCGCGCCCGCAAGCTGGAAGATGCCGAGATCGCGGTGCAGACCGATGCCGCCATCGGCTGCATGGTGGTGGACTGGGGCAAGAAGGGTCTCGAGGGCAAGACCTCGGCGTTGATCAATCTGATGCGGCGCCGCGGCCTCGACTTCCCGATCATCCTGCTGATTCGCCGCAAGCGCTTCGAGGATCTGCCGGTCGAAGTGCTCGACTTCATCGACGGGTATGTCTTCCTCTCCGAGGAAACCCCGACCTTCATCGCCAAGAATCTGATCAGCCGGCTGAAGCAATATGCCGAGACGCTCAAGACGCCGTTCTTCGGCGCGCTGGTGGACTATGCCGAGGAAGGCAACCAGCTTTGGACCTGCCCGGGCCACAATGGCGGCGTATTCTACAACCGCAGCCCGATCGGCCGGGTCTTCGTCGAGCATCTCGGCGAATCCGTATTCCGCGACGACCTCGACAATTCCGTTCTCGATCTCGGCGACCTCCTCACCCATGAAGGACCCGCCCTGAGGGCGCAGAAGGAAGCCGCACAGATCTTCGGCGCCGAAAAAACCTATTTCGTCCTCAACGGCACGTCGACCTCGAACAAGGTCGCGCTCGGCGCGCTCGTCACCGACGGCGACCTCGTGCTGTTCGACCGCAACAACCACAAGGCCGCCCATCACGGCGCGCTGATGATCGGCGGCGGCATCCCGGTCTATGTGCCGACCATCCGCAATGCCTGGGGCCTGATCGGCCCGATGCGCTGGGACCTGCTCGACGAGCAGGCGCTGCGCGAGGCGATCCGCAATCATCCCTTGGTCACGGACAATGGCGCCTGGCGCAAGGAGCGCCCATTCCGCGTCGCCGTGGTCGAGCAGTGCACTTATGACGGCACGATCCACAATGCCGAAATGATCTTGAAGCGCATCGGCCATCTCTGCGAATACATCCTGTTCGACGAGGCCTGGGCCGGCTTCATGAAGTTTCATCCGCTCTATGCCGGCCGCTTCGCCATGGGGCTCGCCAACCTTCCTCCGGAAGCGCCGGGCATCATCGCGACGCAGTCGACGCACAAGCAGCTCGCGAGCTTTTCGCAAGCTTCCCAGATTCATATCAAAGACCGCCACATCCGCGGCCAGAAGCGCCGGGTCGAGCATCGCCGCTTCAACGAAAGCTTCATGCAGCACGCCTCGACCTCGCCGTTCTACCCGCTGTTCGCATCCCTCGATGTTGGCGCGCAGATGATGAAGGGCCGCTCCGGCGAAGTGCTGTGGGACGACACCATTCGCCTGGGTATCGAGCTGCGCAAGAAGATCCGCGCGATGCGCCGGGAGTTCGAGGAGAAAGAGCAGAATCCGGATCGTCGCTGGTTCTTCGAGCCCTTCGTTCCCGATCGCGTCGCCATCCCCGATGTCAGCCGTCCGGGCACTGCGCACAACGTCGCCTGGGAGACGCTGTCGACCGACGAGCTCGCAACCAATTCCGCGCTCTGGCAGCTTTCGCTCGATACCAACTGGCACGGCTTCCCCAGAATGGCCGAAGACTTTGCCATGACCGATCCGAACAAGCTGACGCTGCTCACCCCCGGCTTCGACCGCGCCACCGGCACATATGCCGAGCACGGCATCCCTGCGCCTGTCGTCGCGCAGTATTTGCGTGAGAACCGCATCGTGCCTGAAAAGAACGACCTCAACTCCCTGCTCTTCCTGCTCACGCCCGGGGTCGAGGCGAGCAAGGCCGGCACGCTGATCTCCGGCCTGGTCGCCTTCAAGAAGCTGCACGATGACAATGCGCTGCTTGCCGACGCGATCCCTGAATTTTATCAGCGGCGGCAGACGCGCTATGCCGGCGTGCGGCTGCGCGACCTCTGCGGCGAGATGCACCGCTTCTTCCGCGCGGCCGACGTCAGCGCGCTTCAGGCGCGACAGTTCATGCCTGAGCACATGCCTGAGATCGCGATGTCGCCGCGCGATGCTGCGCGTTATCTGTTCAAGAACGACGTCGACTATCTGCCGATCGAGGC
- a CDS encoding Lrp/AsnC family transcriptional regulator, protein MALDRKDLAILAELTTNARASHTELANKVGLSSTALARRQKTLEDDGYIQAYQASLDLAQFGLTTTVLVRIALESQSDEALKAFEAEVVKCPSVVRCFLMSGTDDYILIVLARDIQDFERIHRTELSRLPRVARVQSSFALREVVNRAVPTVVFGETKR, encoded by the coding sequence TTGGCCCTCGACCGGAAAGATCTCGCCATTCTCGCGGAACTCACGACCAATGCGCGCGCCAGCCATACCGAGCTGGCCAACAAGGTCGGTCTCTCCAGTACCGCGCTGGCGCGGCGGCAGAAGACGCTGGAGGACGATGGCTACATCCAGGCCTATCAGGCCTCACTGGATCTGGCGCAGTTCGGCCTCACCACGACGGTGCTGGTGCGCATTGCGCTGGAGAGCCAGAGCGACGAAGCCCTCAAGGCATTCGAGGCGGAAGTGGTGAAGTGTCCTTCCGTCGTTCGCTGCTTCCTGATGTCGGGCACCGACGACTATATCCTGATCGTGCTCGCCCGCGACATCCAGGATTTCGAGCGTATCCACCGCACCGAGCTCTCGCGCCTGCCGCGCGTCGCGCGGGTGCAATCAAGCTTCGCACTGCGCGAGGTCGTCAACCGCGCGGTACCGACGGTGGTATTCGGCGAGACGAAGCGATAG
- the ald gene encoding alanine dehydrogenase: MRVGVPKEIKVQEYRVGLTPGAVREYVAAGHQVTVETGAGRGIGASDEVYQRAGASIAASARDIFAKSDMIVKVKEPQKSEWAQLRENQILFTYLHLAPDPDQAKGLLASGCTAIAYETVTDAAGHLPLLAPMSEVAGRLAIEAAGAALRRTTGGRGLLLGGVPGVQPARVVVLGGGVVGTQAARMAAGLGAEVTVIDRSIPRLRELDDLFAGRVRTRFSTIESVEDEVFAADVVIGAVLVPGASAPKLVTRAMLTSMRPGAVLVDVAIDQGGCFETSHATTHAEPTYEVDGVVHYCVANMPGAVPVTSSQALNNATLPFGLMLASKGFAAVLENPHLRNGLNVHRGRITNKAVAESLGLEFAPVGSGLAA; this comes from the coding sequence ATGCGTGTCGGTGTGCCCAAGGAGATCAAGGTGCAGGAATATCGCGTCGGGCTCACCCCGGGCGCCGTCCGTGAATATGTCGCAGCCGGGCACCAGGTGACGGTGGAGACCGGCGCGGGCCGCGGCATCGGCGCGTCCGACGAGGTGTATCAGCGGGCAGGGGCCTCCATCGCCGCGAGTGCGCGCGACATCTTCGCCAAGTCCGACATGATCGTGAAGGTGAAGGAGCCGCAGAAGAGCGAATGGGCCCAGCTCCGCGAAAACCAGATACTGTTCACTTACCTCCATCTCGCGCCGGATCCCGATCAGGCGAAGGGCCTGCTGGCCTCCGGCTGCACTGCGATCGCCTATGAAACCGTCACCGACGCGGCCGGTCACCTCCCCCTGCTTGCGCCGATGAGCGAAGTCGCCGGCCGCCTCGCCATCGAGGCCGCCGGCGCCGCGCTCAGGCGCACCACCGGCGGTCGTGGTCTGCTGCTAGGCGGCGTACCCGGCGTGCAGCCGGCGCGGGTCGTCGTGCTCGGCGGCGGCGTGGTGGGGACGCAGGCCGCACGCATGGCTGCGGGCCTTGGCGCCGAGGTCACCGTAATTGACCGCTCAATTCCGCGCTTGCGCGAGCTTGATGATCTCTTCGCCGGACGAGTTCGCACGCGCTTCTCCACGATCGAGTCCGTCGAAGACGAGGTGTTCGCCGCTGACGTCGTGATCGGCGCGGTGCTGGTGCCCGGCGCGAGCGCGCCAAAGCTCGTCACGCGCGCGATGCTGACATCGATGCGGCCGGGCGCCGTGCTGGTCGATGTCGCGATCGACCAGGGCGGCTGTTTCGAGACCTCGCATGCCACCACGCACGCGGAGCCGACTTATGAAGTCGACGGGGTGGTGCACTATTGCGTCGCCAACATGCCCGGCGCGGTGCCGGTGACGTCGAGCCAGGCGCTGAATAATGCGACGTTGCCGTTCGGCCTGATGCTCGCGAGCAAGGGCTTTGCCGCAGTGCTGGAAAATCCGCACCTGCGCAACGGGCTGAACGTCCATCGCGGCCGTATCACCAACAAGGCGGTGGCTGAGAGCCTCGGGCTGGAGTTTGCGCCCGTTGGGAGTGGGCTGGCGGCATGA
- a CDS encoding flavin-containing monooxygenase: MNIESPRKPLDLASAIAEADIRCLLMVLVHMTGDTRWLEPPYLPKRDIRLIPDPEAGVPREIQDEIRAAAVKLFADGAPTPVITDPGEELLLKMMRACLGENVAPEYAPLMREEMGFVSREARWTKRPPDEKLAEQHVLIVGAGVCAIALGVALGHLGIPYTIVEKNAELGGTWWINRYPGCGVDTPNHSYSYSFGSGNPWTRYFCQREELLGYLLKVADEYGIRKHLRVNTELTSSRWDEERRRWISTLKTSNGEETFESTALVSAIGQLNDPSRAHFKGEEQFKGTILHSALWSDTIELDGKHVAVIGTGATSMQLVPTIAGRVASVTVYQRSAQWARPVNGYADPITEGARWLLAHLPFYVQWYRFNMFWRYGDGLLPFLRKDPAWPHPDRAVNKGNDRHRQELTDFILTELKDRPDLIAKCVPTYPPYGKRILLDNKWFRTLTRDNVELVTDAIDHFDESGVVTADGKHRPADIIVVATGFKVTEMAARLNISGRDGKNLREAWANDNPTAFLGLTIPDFPNFFCMLGPNSGPAHGGSVIFQSECQSRYISACLASMIEHDVSAIDVRPDVLDDYVRRVDAEHEAMIWTHPGMSTYYRNSSGRVFSAMPWRFVDYWRMTHDPDMRQYRLTKA, encoded by the coding sequence ATGAACATCGAATCTCCCCGCAAGCCACTCGACCTCGCCTCGGCCATCGCGGAAGCCGACATCCGCTGCCTGTTAATGGTGCTGGTGCACATGACGGGCGATACGCGCTGGCTCGAACCGCCCTATTTGCCCAAGCGCGACATCCGATTGATCCCGGATCCGGAAGCCGGCGTGCCCCGCGAGATCCAGGACGAGATCCGCGCCGCCGCGGTCAAGCTGTTTGCCGATGGCGCGCCGACACCCGTGATCACCGATCCCGGCGAAGAACTGCTCCTCAAGATGATGCGGGCCTGCCTCGGCGAGAACGTCGCGCCGGAATATGCGCCGCTGATGCGCGAGGAGATGGGCTTTGTCTCCCGCGAGGCGCGATGGACCAAACGTCCCCCGGACGAGAAGCTCGCCGAACAGCATGTGCTTATCGTCGGCGCCGGTGTCTGCGCTATCGCGCTCGGTGTCGCGCTCGGCCACCTCGGCATCCCCTACACCATCGTCGAGAAGAACGCCGAGCTGGGCGGCACCTGGTGGATCAACCGTTATCCCGGCTGCGGAGTCGATACCCCGAACCATTCCTATTCCTACTCGTTCGGCTCGGGCAACCCCTGGACGCGCTACTTCTGCCAGCGCGAGGAACTGCTCGGCTATCTCCTGAAGGTCGCCGACGAATACGGCATCCGAAAGCATCTGCGCGTCAACACCGAGCTGACCTCGTCGCGCTGGGATGAAGAAAGGCGGCGCTGGATCTCGACGCTGAAGACCAGCAACGGCGAAGAGACCTTTGAATCCACCGCGCTCGTCTCAGCTATCGGCCAGCTCAACGATCCCTCGCGCGCGCATTTCAAGGGCGAAGAGCAGTTCAAAGGCACAATCCTGCACTCAGCGCTGTGGTCTGATACCATCGAGCTCGACGGCAAACATGTCGCCGTGATCGGCACCGGCGCGACATCGATGCAGCTGGTCCCGACGATCGCCGGCCGCGTTGCCTCGGTCACGGTCTACCAGCGCAGCGCGCAATGGGCGCGGCCGGTGAACGGCTATGCCGATCCCATCACCGAAGGCGCACGCTGGCTGCTCGCACATCTGCCGTTTTATGTGCAGTGGTATCGCTTCAACATGTTCTGGCGCTATGGCGACGGGCTGCTGCCGTTCCTGCGCAAGGATCCAGCCTGGCCGCATCCGGATCGCGCCGTCAACAAGGGCAATGATCGGCATCGCCAGGAGCTGACCGACTTCATTCTCACCGAGTTGAAGGACCGGCCCGACCTGATCGCAAAATGCGTTCCGACCTATCCACCGTACGGCAAGCGCATCCTGCTCGACAACAAGTGGTTCAGGACATTGACGCGGGACAATGTCGAACTCGTCACCGACGCGATCGACCATTTCGACGAAAGCGGCGTCGTCACCGCCGACGGCAAGCACCGCCCCGCCGACATTATCGTCGTCGCAACCGGCTTCAAGGTCACGGAGATGGCGGCACGTCTCAACATCAGTGGCCGCGACGGCAAGAATTTGCGCGAGGCCTGGGCCAACGACAATCCAACTGCATTCCTCGGCCTCACCATTCCGGACTTCCCGAACTTCTTCTGCATGCTCGGCCCGAACTCCGGCCCGGCGCATGGCGGCAGCGTCATCTTCCAGTCGGAATGCCAGAGCCGCTACATCTCTGCCTGCCTCGCCAGCATGATCGAGCACGACGTCTCCGCCATCGACGTCCGCCCGGACGTGCTCGACGACTACGTCCGCAGGGTCGATGCCGAGCACGAGGCCATGATCTGGACCCATCCGGGCATGAGCACCTACTACCGCAACTCGAGCGGCCGCGTGTTTTCGGCGATGCCGTGGCGGTTCGTGGACTATTGGCGCATGACGCATGACCCGGACATGCGGCAGTACAGGCTGACGAAGGCGTAG
- a CDS encoding YeiH family protein: MSQNQASSPADDKPTTAFSRIVALIPGILLCIAVAGVSALLERAELGVFEHPYVEALVMAILLGMALRSFWKPASRWQAGIAFSAKQLLEVAVMLLGASISFAAIAASGIALLASIAAIVVIALCISFGLSRMLGLSTRLSILIACGNSICGNSAIAAVAPIIGANSDEIASSISFTAILGVMMVLGLPLLIPLLQLSATQYGILAGLTVYAVPQVLAATVPAGLISTQIGTLVKLMRVLMLGPVVVGLSLVASRWQTGAKKANVGFFRLVPWFILGFLALATLRSLEIVPGTVVGPVTKITSFLTVVSMAALGLGVDVRVLANVGGRVTAAVTLSLLLLLGISITLVHWFK; the protein is encoded by the coding sequence GTGTCGCAGAATCAAGCATCCAGTCCGGCCGACGACAAGCCGACCACTGCCTTTAGCCGCATCGTTGCGCTGATTCCCGGCATCCTCCTGTGCATCGCGGTCGCTGGCGTCTCAGCCCTGCTGGAACGGGCCGAACTCGGCGTGTTCGAGCATCCCTATGTCGAAGCGCTGGTTATGGCGATCCTGCTGGGGATGGCCCTGCGCAGCTTCTGGAAGCCGGCATCCCGCTGGCAGGCCGGCATCGCCTTCAGCGCCAAGCAGCTGCTCGAAGTCGCCGTCATGCTGCTGGGGGCCTCGATCAGCTTTGCCGCCATCGCCGCCTCCGGAATTGCGCTTCTGGCATCGATCGCCGCGATCGTCGTGATCGCGCTCTGTATCTCCTTTGGCCTCAGCCGGATGCTTGGCCTGTCGACGCGGCTGTCCATCCTGATTGCCTGCGGCAACTCCATCTGCGGCAATTCCGCCATCGCGGCGGTGGCACCCATCATCGGCGCCAACAGCGACGAAATCGCGTCCTCGATCTCCTTCACCGCGATCCTTGGCGTGATGATGGTGCTGGGCCTGCCGCTTCTGATCCCGCTGTTGCAACTCTCCGCCACGCAATACGGCATCCTCGCGGGCCTGACTGTCTATGCCGTGCCGCAGGTGCTCGCGGCCACGGTGCCGGCGGGCCTGATCTCCACGCAGATCGGCACGCTGGTCAAGCTGATGCGTGTGCTGATGCTCGGCCCCGTGGTCGTCGGCCTCTCGCTGGTTGCCTCGCGCTGGCAGACCGGCGCCAAGAAAGCCAATGTCGGTTTCTTCCGCCTCGTCCCCTGGTTCATCCTCGGTTTCCTCGCGCTCGCGACCTTGCGGTCGCTCGAGATCGTGCCGGGCACCGTGGTTGGCCCGGTGACGAAGATCACGAGCTTCCTGACGGTGGTTTCGATGGCGGCGCTGGGCCTGGGCGTCGACGTGCGCGTGCTGGCCAACGTCGGGGGCAGGGTGACGGCGGCGGTGACGCTGTCGCTGCTGCTGCTGCTCGGCATCAGCATCACGCTGGTGCACTGGTTCAAGTAA
- a CDS encoding fumarylacetoacetate hydrolase family protein — MTTLTVKDLLPEDGTKGTLVGRVWLPQANGPAVVAVRGDGVFDVTAKFPTVSALCDEDNPAKALGTTKGERIGDLEAIVANTAPDGRDTKKPWLLAPVDLQTLKAAGVTFAISMLERVIEERAKGNPASAEAIRKEVTRLIGDDLSKLKPGSDQAMHLKQVLIDQNAWSQYLEVGIGPDAEVFTKAPTLSSVGTGMDAGLHPKSTWNNPEPELVLFVSSRGKIVGGALGNDVNLRDFEGRSALLLSKAKDNNASCSIGPLLRLFDDSFTLDDARKLDISLNVKGTDGFVLDGHSSISMISRDPTDLVAQTIGKVHQYPDGFVLFLGTMFAPVKDRDAPGQGFTHKRDDIVTIAAPQLGKLVNRMRTSDECEPWTFGFSALMKNLAQRKLI, encoded by the coding sequence ATGACGACACTGACCGTGAAAGACCTTCTCCCCGAGGATGGCACGAAGGGAACGCTGGTCGGCCGCGTCTGGCTGCCGCAGGCGAACGGTCCGGCCGTGGTCGCTGTGCGTGGCGACGGCGTCTTTGACGTCACCGCAAAGTTTCCGACCGTCAGCGCCCTTTGCGACGAGGACAACCCGGCCAAGGCGCTTGGCACAACCAAGGGCGAGCGTATCGGCGATCTCGAAGCGATCGTCGCCAACACGGCGCCTGATGGGCGCGATACGAAAAAACCCTGGCTGCTCGCGCCCGTCGATCTCCAGACTCTGAAGGCCGCGGGTGTCACCTTCGCGATCTCGATGCTGGAACGCGTGATCGAGGAGCGGGCCAAGGGCAATCCGGCTTCGGCCGAAGCGATCCGCAAGGAAGTGACGCGGCTGATCGGCGACGATCTGTCAAAGCTCAAGCCGGGCTCGGACCAGGCGATGCATCTGAAGCAGGTGCTGATCGACCAAAACGCCTGGAGCCAGTATCTCGAAGTCGGCATCGGCCCCGATGCCGAGGTCTTCACCAAGGCGCCGACCCTGTCCTCGGTCGGCACCGGCATGGATGCCGGGCTGCATCCGAAATCGACCTGGAACAATCCTGAGCCTGAGCTGGTGCTGTTCGTCTCCAGCCGTGGCAAAATCGTCGGCGGCGCGCTCGGCAACGACGTGAACCTGCGCGACTTCGAGGGGCGTTCGGCGCTGCTGCTATCGAAGGCCAAGGACAACAATGCGTCGTGCTCGATCGGTCCGCTGCTGCGCCTGTTCGATGATAGTTTCACGCTCGACGATGCACGCAAGCTCGACATCAGCCTGAACGTGAAGGGCACGGATGGCTTCGTGCTCGACGGCCATTCCTCGATCAGCATGATCAGCCGCGATCCGACCGATCTTGTCGCACAGACCATCGGCAAGGTGCATCAATATCCTGATGGTTTCGTGCTGTTCCTCGGTACGATGTTCGCGCCGGTCAAGGATCGCGATGCGCCGGGGCAGGGCTTCACCCACAAGCGCGACGACATCGTTACTATCGCCGCGCCTCAACTCGGCAAGCTCGTCAACCGGATGCGCACCAGCGATGAGTGCGAACCCTGGACGTTTGGCTTCAGTGCGCTGATGAAGAACCTCGCGCAGCGGAAGCTGATCTAG
- the ytfQ gene encoding galactofuranose ABC transporter, galactofuranose-binding protein YtfQ translates to MTLKALFAASATAALLLALPANAAELTIGFSQIGSESGWRAAETSVSKQEATKRKVNLKIADAQQKQENQIKAIRSFIAQNVDAIFLAPVVATGWDSVLKEAKEAKIPVVLLDRDIDPSGKDLYLTAVTSDSVHEGEVAGDWLAKTVGDKACNIVELQGTVGASVAANRKKGFDTAIAKHANLKIVRSQTGDFTRAKGKEVMESFIKAESGGKNICAVYAHNDDMMVGAIQAMKEAGLKPGKDILTVSIDAVPDIFKAMVAGEANATVELTPNMAGPAFDAVAAFKAKGTVPPKWIQTESRLLTATDNPQKEYDSKKGLGY, encoded by the coding sequence ATGACCCTCAAAGCCCTTTTTGCGGCCAGCGCCACGGCCGCGTTGTTGCTCGCATTGCCGGCCAATGCCGCCGAGCTCACCATCGGCTTCTCGCAGATCGGATCGGAATCCGGCTGGCGCGCAGCCGAGACGTCGGTCTCCAAGCAGGAGGCCACCAAGCGCAAGGTCAATCTCAAGATTGCAGACGCACAGCAGAAGCAGGAAAACCAGATCAAGGCGATCCGCTCCTTCATCGCGCAGAACGTGGATGCGATCTTCCTCGCGCCTGTCGTCGCGACCGGCTGGGATTCGGTGTTGAAGGAAGCCAAGGAAGCCAAGATTCCGGTCGTGCTGCTCGACCGAGACATCGATCCGTCGGGCAAGGACCTCTATCTCACTGCCGTCACCTCGGACAGCGTTCACGAAGGCGAGGTCGCCGGCGACTGGCTGGCCAAGACCGTCGGCGACAAGGCCTGCAACATCGTCGAATTGCAGGGCACGGTCGGCGCGAGCGTCGCGGCCAACCGCAAGAAGGGCTTCGACACGGCGATCGCCAAGCACGCCAATCTGAAGATTGTGCGCAGCCAGACCGGTGACTTCACCCGCGCCAAGGGCAAGGAAGTCATGGAGAGCTTCATCAAGGCCGAAAGCGGTGGCAAGAATATCTGCGCGGTTTACGCCCACAACGACGACATGATGGTCGGCGCGATCCAGGCGATGAAGGAAGCTGGCCTCAAGCCGGGCAAGGACATCCTCACGGTGTCGATCGACGCGGTTCCGGACATCTTCAAGGCGATGGTTGCGGGCGAGGCCAATGCCACGGTCGAACTGACGCCGAACATGGCTGGTCCGGCCTTCGATGCCGTTGCGGCCTTCAAGGCGAAGGGCACCGTTCCGCCGAAGTGGATCCAGACTGAATCGAGGCTGCTCACGGCCACCGACAATCCGCAGAAGGAATACGACAGCAAGAAGGGCCTCGGTTACTGA
- a CDS encoding sugar ABC transporter ATP-binding protein, with protein MENSLDPASALLEVRGISKSFGAVRALQEVDFTLRPGEIHALLGENGAGKSTLIKVVTGVFPRDAGVVRLGGEEVAPRSAKAAVQAGIATVYQEVNLLPNLSVAQNLFLDRQPMRFGVVREGEMRRRAKQLLADFGLDIDVAAPLGNYSVAIQHVTAIARAVDLSARVLILDEPTASLDRHEVEVLFRIMRQLAKRGIGIVFVSHFLDQVYEISDRITVLRNGRLVGERETASLPRLELIRMMLGRELAETTNTRAAAGEQKAREVCASFDNYGKAGYVAPFNLELRHGEVVGLAGLLGSGRTETARLVFGAERADGGQARVEGAPVRLQSPRDGVRHGFGYCPEERKTDGIVAELTVRENIILALQAKRGLHRPLSRREQDELAGRYVKMLDIRPPDPERPVGLLSGGNQQKVLLARWLATAPRLLVLDEPTRGIDVGAHAEIIRLIRELCDDGLALLVISSELDEIVTYSDRVVVLRDRAHVEELAGEAIDVTNILSAIAADGAAMQEARV; from the coding sequence ATGGAGAATAGCCTTGATCCCGCTTCGGCCCTCCTGGAGGTGCGCGGGATCAGCAAGAGCTTCGGTGCGGTGCGCGCGTTGCAGGAGGTCGACTTCACGCTTCGCCCCGGCGAGATCCATGCGCTGCTCGGCGAGAACGGCGCCGGTAAATCCACGCTGATCAAGGTCGTCACCGGCGTCTTCCCGCGCGATGCCGGGGTTGTGAGGCTGGGCGGCGAAGAGGTCGCGCCGCGTTCGGCCAAGGCGGCGGTGCAGGCCGGCATTGCCACGGTCTACCAGGAAGTCAATCTTCTGCCGAACCTCTCGGTGGCGCAGAACCTGTTTCTCGACCGCCAGCCCATGCGCTTCGGCGTGGTGCGCGAGGGCGAGATGCGCCGCCGAGCAAAACAACTGCTCGCGGATTTCGGCCTCGACATCGACGTCGCGGCGCCCCTCGGCAATTATTCGGTGGCGATTCAACATGTCACCGCGATCGCGCGCGCCGTCGATCTCTCTGCGCGCGTTTTGATCCTGGACGAGCCGACCGCGAGCCTCGACCGTCACGAGGTCGAGGTTCTCTTTCGCATCATGCGCCAGTTGGCCAAGCGCGGCATCGGTATCGTCTTCGTCAGCCATTTCCTCGACCAGGTCTACGAGATCTCCGATCGCATCACCGTCTTGCGCAATGGCCGGCTGGTCGGCGAGCGCGAGACCGCCTCGTTGCCGCGGCTTGAACTGATCCGGATGATGCTTGGCCGCGAGCTGGCCGAGACCACCAACACACGGGCTGCGGCCGGCGAGCAGAAAGCGCGCGAGGTCTGCGCCAGTTTCGACAATTACGGCAAGGCCGGTTATGTCGCGCCGTTCAATCTCGAATTGCGCCACGGCGAGGTCGTCGGCCTCGCCGGTCTGCTCGGCTCGGGCCGGACCGAGACCGCGCGGCTGGTGTTCGGCGCCGAGCGAGCCGATGGCGGGCAGGCGAGGGTGGAGGGCGCGCCGGTGCGGCTCCAGTCGCCGCGCGACGGCGTGCGCCATGGCTTTGGGTATTGTCCGGAGGAGCGCAAGACCGACGGGATCGTCGCCGAGCTCACCGTGCGCGAGAACATCATACTCGCGCTTCAGGCCAAGCGCGGCCTGCATCGGCCGCTATCGCGTCGCGAGCAGGACGAGCTTGCAGGCCGTTACGTCAAGATGCTCGACATCCGTCCGCCCGATCCCGAGCGCCCCGTGGGCCTGCTCTCCGGCGGCAATCAGCAAAAGGTGCTGCTGGCGCGCTGGCTCGCGACGGCGCCGCGGCTCCTGGTGCTGGACGAGCCCACCCGCGGCATTGATGTCGGCGCGCATGCCGAGATTATCCGCCTGATCCGCGAACTCTGCGACGACGGGCTGGCGTTGCTCGTAATCTCCTCGGAGCTCGACGAGATCGTGACGTATTCAGATCGCGTGGTCGTGCTGCGCGATCGCGCCCATGTCGAAGAGCTCGCGGGCGAGGCGATCGACGTCACCAACATTCTCTCGGCCATCGCCGCCGATGGCGCGGCGATGCAAGAGGCCCGGGTATGA